One Papaver somniferum cultivar HN1 unplaced genomic scaffold, ASM357369v1 unplaced-scaffold_135, whole genome shotgun sequence genomic window, CACCGCAGCGCCCGATGCACCCGTCCACCAGGTCAGAATCGACAAATCCACGCAGTTTGTCAACACAATTTCGCATTCGGCCACTCAAGCGTACAATCTGAATCCTGGAATCATATCTAGAATCCACAAGAGGGATCATAATGGGAAGGAAATTTTCAGTGTAGCAAAAGCTTTGCCGATGGAACCCTGGATGTTGCGACCTATCTTTTTCTCGGCTCAGGATGTCCCGATGAACGGCCAAGCTCACAGTGATCCCTTGGTTATCACTCTGCTGATTGAAGAATGgggggtaagaaggatactagtGGATAGTGGGAGCTCAGTCGAAGTACTCTTCTACGACACGTTCAAGAGGATGAAGTTGTCAGATGATATACTCGTCCCATCGACATATCGTATCTACGATTTTAATGGGACCGTGACCATCCCAAAGGTCAAATTAACCCTAAGGGTATCGGACGGAGGTGGTTACCTAGATACGTTAACTACATTCTGTGTGGTCGATGTCGCCTCGCCCTATGAATCTATTATCGGGAGACCGTGGATCGCGGGAATCAAAGGAGTGACATC contains:
- the LOC113334007 gene encoding uncharacterized protein LOC113334007, whose protein sequence is MEPWMLRPIFFSAQDVPMNGQAHSDPLVITLLIEEWGVRRILVDSGSSVEVLFYDTFKRMKLSDDILVPSTYRIYDFNGTVTIPKVKLTLRVSDGGGYLDTLTTFCVVDVASPYESIIGRPWIAGIKGVTSSYHQRLRFPTYKGIAEVVGDSQADRQCMKVDVQINEERRARQRREKNKAKESKTAEDLEKVISQEVMAYETQGSEPS